The proteins below are encoded in one region of Myxococcales bacterium:
- a CDS encoding PilZ domain-containing protein: MERRVSPRSKTCTPIAVSKGKTRYLARCVEVSQTGLLAIVPKKFRDCAFEYLSARLMLDTGIVTVLLRRVRLQNELVAYRIVDIDDASQNLLTEFLFDQLHSALPKPTRRSIAPKTAAA, from the coding sequence ATGGAGCGTCGCGTCAGCCCCCGCAGCAAGACCTGCACCCCCATCGCCGTGAGCAAAGGCAAGACCCGGTATCTCGCCCGCTGCGTCGAGGTTTCCCAGACCGGCCTGCTCGCCATCGTGCCGAAGAAGTTCCGAGATTGTGCCTTCGAGTACCTCTCCGCACGCCTGATGCTCGACACCGGCATCGTGACCGTCCTCTTGCGACGCGTACGGCTCCAGAACGAGCTGGTTGCGTACCGCATCGTCGACATCGATGACGCATCCCAGAACCTGCTCACGGAGTTCCTCTTCGATCAGCTCCACTCGGCGCTGCCCAAACCCACCCGCCGAAGCATCGCCCCGAAGACCGCCGCGGCCTGA
- a CDS encoding N-formylglutamate amidohydrolase, with the protein MLAQLDDAVEVLRGDTPSAPFLITAEHASERFPDPWRLPPEDAWLVGTHWAYDLGAADLARELARAIGATAVLSRFSRLLVDPNRDEASPGLFLARAEGREVALNRGIDADERELRLERLWRPYHAAIERELGRDRAPVVLAMHTFTPVFDGVTRAVEVGVLFDRDEQLAESARIELAKTGLVVRMNEPYSGRAGLIFSAEWHAQEHGRRALELEVRQDLAASPEVRAQVVRAMVALGRTLG; encoded by the coding sequence GTGCTGGCCCAACTCGATGACGCCGTCGAAGTGCTCCGCGGAGACACACCGAGCGCTCCTTTTCTGATCACCGCAGAGCACGCGTCCGAGCGCTTTCCGGATCCCTGGCGGCTGCCCCCCGAGGACGCCTGGTTGGTCGGTACGCACTGGGCCTACGATCTCGGAGCCGCCGACCTCGCGCGCGAGCTTGCGCGGGCAATCGGCGCAACGGCAGTGCTCTCGCGGTTCAGCCGGCTGCTCGTCGACCCGAATCGGGACGAGGCCTCCCCCGGCCTGTTCCTGGCCCGCGCAGAAGGGCGGGAGGTCGCGCTGAACCGCGGCATCGACGCCGACGAACGCGAGCTCCGGCTCGAGCGCCTGTGGCGCCCGTACCACGCGGCGATCGAGCGAGAGCTCGGGCGTGATCGAGCGCCGGTCGTGCTGGCGATGCACACTTTCACGCCGGTCTTCGACGGTGTGACGCGCGCGGTCGAGGTCGGGGTGCTCTTCGATCGCGACGAGCAGCTTGCCGAGAGCGCCCGCATCGAGCTCGCCAAGACTGGCCTCGTCGTTCGCATGAACGAACCGTACTCCGGGCGCGCAGGGCTGATCTTCAGCGCGGAATGGCACGCACAAGAACATGGGCGCCGCGCGCTGGAGCTCGAGGTGCGCCAAGATCTCGCCGCCTCGCCCGAGGTGCGCGCGCAGGTCGTACGCGCGATGGTGGCCCTCGGCAGAACGCTGGGCTGA
- the mdh gene encoding malate dehydrogenase, producing the protein MARKKIALIGAGNIGGELANLCVTKGLGDVVLFDIAAKESFAKGKALDLEQSSAMNGGDVKVTGTSNWADCAGADVLIITAGIPRKPGQSRDDLVGVNLPIIRDVADNAKKHCPNAFVIVISNPLDAMVYEFKRRTGFPAEKVVGMAGVLDSARFTLFLARELNASIKDIRAMVLGGHGDDMVPILSYCTISGVALPQMIEKEKLSSIVDRTRKGGGEIVGLMGTSAYYAPAAASIAMAEAYLGDQKRLLPCAAYLTGQYGYKDLYMGVPAVIGAGGVEKILELPLNDEEKGMLAKSAASVQGVVDVVKKMAG; encoded by the coding sequence ATGGCAAGGAAGAAGATCGCACTCATCGGCGCAGGCAACATCGGCGGCGAGCTCGCCAACCTGTGTGTGACGAAGGGACTCGGCGACGTGGTGCTGTTCGACATCGCCGCCAAAGAGAGCTTCGCCAAGGGCAAGGCCCTCGATCTGGAGCAGAGCTCGGCGATGAACGGCGGCGACGTGAAGGTCACCGGCACGTCGAACTGGGCCGACTGCGCTGGCGCGGACGTGCTGATCATCACCGCCGGCATCCCCCGCAAGCCCGGTCAGAGCCGGGACGACCTGGTGGGCGTCAACCTGCCCATCATCCGCGATGTCGCGGACAACGCGAAGAAACACTGTCCCAACGCCTTCGTGATCGTGATCTCGAATCCGCTCGACGCGATGGTTTACGAGTTCAAGCGCCGCACTGGTTTCCCGGCAGAGAAGGTCGTTGGAATGGCCGGCGTGCTCGACAGCGCGCGGTTCACGCTGTTCTTGGCGCGGGAGCTGAACGCGAGCATCAAGGACATCCGCGCCATGGTGCTCGGCGGTCACGGCGACGACATGGTGCCGATCTTGTCGTATTGCACCATCAGCGGGGTCGCTCTCCCGCAGATGATCGAAAAGGAAAAACTCTCCTCCATCGTCGACCGTACCCGGAAGGGCGGCGGTGAAATCGTCGGACTGATGGGCACGAGCGCCTACTACGCGCCGGCGGCGGCCTCGATCGCGATGGCCGAGGCCTACCTGGGTGACCAGAAGCGCCTCTTGCCCTGCGCGGCGTACCTGACCGGACAGTACGGCTACAAGGACCTCTACATGGGTGTGCCGGCCGTGATCGGCGCGGGCGGCGTGGAGAAGATCCTCGAGTTGCCGCTCAACGACGAAGAGAAGGGCATGCTCGCGAAGAGCGCCGCCAGCGTTCAAGGCGTCGTCGACGTCGTAAAAAAGATGGCGGGCTGA
- a CDS encoding CBS domain-containing protein, which produces MTTPSTQTVGDVMTRKVVTITENDTIASLDDGFKRFRFRHMPVVDAGKLVGLVTHRDLLHASSSFLSSMAKERDEIIYSQPVKLIMQTDVVSVAPTELLVDAARLMWDSKLGCLPVTEKDDHLVGILTEADFLRLWVLQLSHGERPPPPSSALR; this is translated from the coding sequence ATGACCACCCCTTCGACTCAGACCGTCGGCGACGTGATGACCCGCAAGGTCGTCACCATCACCGAGAACGACACCATCGCGTCACTCGACGACGGCTTCAAGCGCTTCCGCTTTCGCCACATGCCGGTCGTCGACGCTGGGAAGCTCGTCGGTCTGGTCACCCACCGCGACCTGCTGCACGCATCGTCGAGCTTTCTGTCATCGATGGCAAAAGAGCGGGACGAGATCATCTACAGCCAACCGGTGAAGCTGATCATGCAGACCGACGTGGTCAGTGTTGCCCCGACCGAGCTCTTGGTCGATGCCGCGCGGCTGATGTGGGACTCGAAGTTGGGCTGCCTGCCGGTGACCGAGAAGGACGACCACCTGGTCGGCATTCTCACGGAGGCAGATTTCCTTCGCCTGTGGGTATTGCAGCTCTCCCATGGCGAGCGGCCTCCCCCGCCGAGCAGCGCGCTTCGCTGA
- a CDS encoding acetate/propionate family kinase, producing the protein MSVLVLNAGSSSLKAQLLEPASGELLFKVVVERIGEAGRSHEQAVREVLEQVKSDQIRAVGHRVVHGGADFTSATLVDDAVEAAIERCIPLAPLHNPANLAGIRAARRVLPGVPHVAVFDTAFHSRMPRRASTYAIDQDVATQHGIRRFGFHGTSHAYIAELAAQALRRPLSALRMVTLHLGNGASACAVELGHSTETSMGMTPLEGLVMGTRSGDFDAGALLMLARAGYDTASLEELLNKKSGLAGLSGVGNDLRDIEARAEAGDDRCRLAITVFSHRVRKYIGAYAAVMGGLDAVVFSGGIGENGATMRRRILQRFDFLGIDLDEDKNRDARVSDEAPVAFVTSANSGVAGLVVKTNEELSIARQTVAVLRERERGTPPGPIPIAVSARHLHLTTETFAELFGPEATPTHHRDISQPGQYSCKEQVNLIGPRGRIDGVRLLGPLRPRNQVEVSRTDEFKLGVDAPIRDSGNTVGSAPIVLEGPLGRVSLSEGLICAKRHIHMTPSDAERFGVDDGDEVEVAITGGPRDLTFGDVLVRVSPKFKLEMHIDTDEANAAELDPNAAGQLVYTDVVGARASLEPKRVRGPG; encoded by the coding sequence ATGTCAGTTTTGGTGCTCAACGCCGGTTCATCCAGCCTCAAGGCCCAGCTCCTCGAACCCGCGTCCGGCGAGCTATTGTTCAAGGTCGTGGTCGAGCGCATCGGCGAGGCTGGGCGCTCCCACGAACAGGCAGTGCGCGAGGTGCTCGAACAAGTGAAGAGCGACCAGATCCGCGCTGTCGGTCACCGCGTCGTGCACGGGGGGGCCGACTTCACCAGCGCGACCCTGGTCGACGACGCAGTGGAAGCGGCGATCGAGCGTTGTATCCCGCTAGCGCCCTTGCACAACCCCGCAAACCTCGCCGGCATTCGTGCGGCGCGGCGCGTCCTGCCCGGCGTGCCGCACGTGGCAGTATTCGACACCGCGTTCCATTCGCGTATGCCGCGGCGCGCCTCGACGTACGCCATCGATCAGGACGTGGCGACCCAGCACGGAATTCGTCGTTTCGGGTTTCACGGAACCTCGCACGCCTACATTGCCGAGCTCGCCGCTCAGGCGCTTCGCCGGCCGCTGTCGGCGCTGCGCATGGTCACCTTGCATCTGGGGAATGGCGCGAGCGCTTGCGCGGTCGAGCTCGGACATTCGACGGAGACCAGCATGGGGATGACGCCGCTCGAAGGCCTGGTGATGGGCACTCGCTCCGGCGACTTCGATGCCGGCGCGCTCCTGATGCTCGCGCGCGCCGGTTACGACACCGCGTCGCTCGAGGAGTTGTTGAACAAAAAGAGCGGGCTCGCGGGCCTCTCGGGTGTCGGCAACGACTTGAGAGACATCGAAGCGCGGGCCGAAGCGGGCGACGATCGTTGCCGCCTCGCGATCACGGTGTTTTCTCACCGTGTGCGCAAGTACATCGGGGCCTACGCGGCGGTCATGGGTGGGCTCGACGCCGTCGTATTCAGCGGCGGCATCGGTGAAAACGGCGCCACCATGCGCCGCCGCATCCTGCAGCGGTTCGATTTTCTGGGCATCGACCTCGACGAGGACAAGAACCGCGACGCCCGGGTGTCGGACGAGGCACCGGTCGCATTCGTCACTTCGGCAAACTCCGGCGTGGCCGGCCTGGTCGTGAAGACCAACGAGGAGCTGTCCATCGCAAGGCAAACGGTCGCCGTCTTGCGTGAGCGCGAGCGGGGCACGCCGCCAGGCCCGATCCCGATCGCCGTCAGCGCTCGTCACCTGCACTTGACCACCGAGACCTTCGCCGAGCTGTTCGGTCCCGAGGCGACGCCGACTCATCACCGAGACATCTCCCAACCCGGGCAGTACTCCTGCAAGGAGCAGGTGAACCTGATTGGCCCGCGAGGACGCATCGACGGCGTGCGTCTGCTCGGCCCGCTGCGGCCCCGGAATCAGGTCGAGGTTTCTCGAACGGACGAGTTCAAGCTGGGCGTTGACGCGCCGATTCGGGACTCCGGTAACACGGTTGGCTCCGCGCCGATCGTGCTAGAGGGGCCGCTCGGCCGCGTCTCACTCAGCGAGGGGTTGATCTGCGCGAAGCGGCACATTCACATGACCCCGAGCGACGCGGAGCGCTTCGGCGTCGATGACGGCGACGAGGTCGAGGTCGCCATCACAGGCGGTCCGCGCGATCTCACCTTCGGCGACGTGCTCGTGCGGGTCAGCCCGAAGTTCAAGCTGGAGATGCACATCGACACCGACGAGGCCAACGCTGCCGAGCTCGATCCGAACGCCGCCGGCCAGCTCGTCTACACCGACGTGGTCGGTGCGCGGGCGTCGCTCGAGCCGAAGCGAGTGCGCGGCCCTGGCTGA
- a CDS encoding intradiol ring-cleavage dioxygenase: MKRTKAKPLPAANEPTRRAFFAGAAGGAVALLSGCASSSSQAPASGGATSSGGATSSGGATGSGGASAGGGGTGSVSCTVYPAQTAGPFYLDLDLLRGDITEAKPGTPLTLRITVQRAADCALLKDVPVDIWHCDAGGIYSGYPGQLGGLDTTGQKFLRGTQVTNANGRVEFTTIYPGWYPGRTTHIHFKVHPSKTTEAVSQLYFPEDTSSEVYKSGAYAAHGQKDTSNNGDGVVAGKLPPLLVLEKTASGWTAALTVSVAS; encoded by the coding sequence ATGAAACGAACCAAGGCGAAACCACTTCCGGCGGCGAACGAGCCGACACGTAGAGCGTTTTTCGCGGGGGCGGCGGGCGGCGCAGTCGCCCTCCTCAGCGGCTGTGCAAGTAGCTCGTCGCAGGCGCCGGCGAGCGGCGGTGCGACCAGCAGCGGCGGTGCGACCAGCAGCGGCGGCGCAACCGGCAGCGGCGGCGCGTCGGCCGGCGGCGGGGGCACGGGCTCCGTGAGCTGCACGGTCTACCCCGCTCAAACCGCGGGCCCGTTCTATCTCGATCTCGATCTCTTGCGCGGCGACATCACCGAGGCAAAACCCGGCACCCCCCTCACACTTCGCATCACCGTGCAGCGCGCCGCCGACTGCGCACTGCTCAAGGACGTGCCCGTCGACATCTGGCACTGTGACGCCGGGGGCATCTACTCCGGTTACCCCGGGCAACTCGGGGGGCTCGACACCACGGGCCAGAAGTTCCTGCGTGGCACCCAGGTCACCAACGCAAACGGGCGCGTCGAGTTCACGACCATCTACCCGGGCTGGTACCCCGGACGCACCACCCACATCCACTTCAAGGTCCACCCTTCGAAGACCACCGAAGCCGTGAGTCAGCTCTACTTCCCCGAAGACACCTCGAGCGAGGTCTACAAGTCGGGCGCGTACGCGGCTCACGGTCAGAAGGACACGTCGAACAACGGTGATGGCGTGGTGGCGGGAAAACTGCCACCGTTGCTCGTGCTCGAGAAGACTGCGTCGGGCTGGACCGCAGCGCTCACGGTATCCGTCGCAAGCTGA
- a CDS encoding peptidylprolyl isomerase, whose product MDTPKTAPPASAAGSAEEECLKEAGALRTPRSGAPDKITVAHILVRHRDLKRSEGATRSRGEACLRARMAREQLLAGGEWDDIAKKFSDAGDATQGKLGSVAKSDLDETFANTAFALDVGELSHVVETPRGFHVIARSE is encoded by the coding sequence GTGGACACCCCGAAGACCGCTCCGCCCGCGTCCGCCGCCGGGTCCGCCGAGGAAGAGTGCCTGAAAGAAGCCGGCGCTCTCCGAACGCCGCGCAGCGGTGCGCCGGACAAGATCACGGTCGCCCACATCCTGGTGCGGCACCGCGACCTGAAACGCTCCGAGGGGGCGACGCGCTCCCGAGGTGAAGCGTGTTTGCGTGCGCGCATGGCGCGCGAGCAGCTACTCGCGGGGGGTGAGTGGGACGACATCGCAAAGAAGTTCAGTGACGCCGGCGACGCCACGCAGGGAAAGCTCGGCAGTGTTGCCAAGAGCGACCTGGACGAGACCTTCGCCAACACCGCTTTTGCTCTGGACGTGGGTGAGCTCAGTCACGTGGTCGAGACCCCGCGGGGTTTTCACGTGATCGCCCGCAGTGAATGA
- a CDS encoding aminotransferase class I/II-fold pyridoxal phosphate-dependent enzyme, which translates to MFPPEAWVDGYLTTMRERLRVAYRRVTAALDDAAIPYLAAGAGFFLLLDLRQFLAEPSADAEQALWRRILDAANVNLTPGAACRIHEPGFMRLCFAAVPTDTAVLGVQKLARVLSAR; encoded by the coding sequence ATGTTCCCACCGGAGGCCTGGGTCGACGGTTACCTGACGACGATGCGGGAGCGCCTGCGTGTCGCTTACCGGCGGGTGACCGCGGCGCTCGACGACGCAGCAATTCCCTACCTGGCAGCCGGCGCTGGTTTCTTCCTGCTGCTCGACCTGCGGCAGTTCCTGGCTGAGCCGAGCGCCGACGCCGAGCAGGCGCTGTGGCGCAGAATTTTGGACGCGGCCAACGTGAACCTGACCCCCGGCGCTGCGTGCCGCATCCACGAGCCGGGTTTCATGCGCCTGTGTTTCGCGGCAGTGCCGACGGACACCGCGGTCCTCGGCGTGCAAAAGCTGGCGCGGGTCCTGTCCGCGCGTTGA
- a CDS encoding NAD(P)-dependent oxidoreductase, translating into MIAFFGMGLLGSNFVRALRRRGEVVNVYNRTHVRAQALEADGATAFEDPAEAARGATRVHLTLSDDAAVDEVLERARPGFSASVVLVDHTTTTATGTLARARRWTERGVAFQHAPVFMGPSNALEGSGLMLASGERARFDALAPELAKMTGKLTYLGPAEERAAGMKLIGNLFLISMTAGLADAFSLAKALGIPANEAGTLFDLFNPGAMVPARVARMLEGDFAHPSWELAMARKDARLMCEEAAQGGVPLAAIPAIAAEMDRWLERGHAKDDWTVIVKDALG; encoded by the coding sequence ATGATCGCGTTTTTCGGCATGGGACTCCTGGGCTCGAACTTCGTGCGTGCGCTCCGTCGGCGCGGGGAGGTCGTGAATGTCTACAACCGCACCCACGTCCGGGCACAGGCGCTCGAGGCTGACGGAGCCACCGCGTTCGAAGACCCCGCCGAGGCTGCACGCGGGGCGACGCGGGTACACCTGACGTTGTCGGATGACGCCGCTGTGGACGAGGTGCTCGAGCGCGCGCGCCCCGGTTTTTCGGCCTCGGTCGTGCTGGTCGATCACACGACGACGACCGCGACGGGCACGTTGGCCCGGGCCAGACGCTGGACCGAGCGCGGCGTCGCGTTTCAGCACGCCCCGGTGTTCATGGGCCCGTCGAACGCGCTCGAGGGCAGCGGGCTCATGCTGGCGTCGGGCGAGCGTGCACGCTTCGATGCGCTCGCGCCGGAGCTGGCGAAGATGACCGGCAAGCTCACCTACCTGGGGCCCGCAGAGGAGCGCGCCGCCGGCATGAAGCTGATCGGCAACCTGTTTCTGATCTCCATGACCGCGGGCCTGGCGGACGCGTTTTCGCTGGCGAAGGCCCTCGGCATCCCGGCGAACGAGGCGGGCACGCTGTTCGACTTGTTCAACCCGGGCGCGATGGTGCCCGCTCGCGTCGCTCGTATGCTCGAGGGCGACTTTGCACATCCGTCGTGGGAGCTCGCCATGGCGCGCAAAGACGCGCGCCTCATGTGTGAGGAGGCCGCGCAGGGCGGTGTGCCGCTGGCCGCCATCCCGGCCATTGCCGCGGAGATGGACCGCTGGCTCGAGCGCGGCCACGCAAAGGACGACTGGACCGTCATCGTGAAGGATGCGCTCGGCTGA
- a CDS encoding SDR family oxidoreductase: MLHRSGASGFGYASTAHEVTDGLDLSGLTVLVTGVNSGLGLETARVLALRGARVLGAARTRDKAEIVTASLGNGALPLECELSEPASVRACVADVRALGVPLDVLMCNAGIMALPERTLRYGQELQFLTNHIGHFMLVSGLLDVLSEHARVVVLSSSAHAWAPPGGIQFDDLTLERSYSPNVAYGQSKLANLLFARGLAQRFSGTSKSANGVHPGVIATNLWRSSAALRLAMPVASLFLKDVHQGAATQCYVATHPSLAGVSGRYFVDCNEAHTSGPGRDPALAERLWEVSERIVAKV; the protein is encoded by the coding sequence ATATTACACCGGAGTGGCGCGAGTGGTTTTGGGTATGCGTCCACTGCCCACGAGGTGACCGACGGCCTCGATCTTAGTGGGCTGACCGTGCTGGTCACAGGAGTCAACTCGGGGCTCGGGCTCGAGACCGCGCGGGTGCTCGCCCTCCGCGGCGCCCGTGTTTTGGGCGCGGCACGCACGCGCGACAAGGCGGAGATCGTGACGGCGTCGCTGGGCAATGGCGCGCTTCCACTCGAGTGTGAGCTCTCGGAGCCGGCATCGGTCCGCGCCTGTGTCGCCGACGTTCGCGCGCTCGGCGTGCCGCTCGATGTGTTGATGTGCAACGCGGGCATCATGGCATTGCCCGAGCGCACGCTCCGTTACGGGCAGGAGCTTCAGTTTCTGACCAACCACATCGGGCACTTCATGTTGGTCAGCGGCCTGCTCGACGTTTTGTCCGAGCACGCGCGCGTGGTCGTGCTGTCGAGCAGCGCCCACGCCTGGGCACCGCCCGGGGGCATTCAGTTCGATGATCTGACGCTCGAGCGGAGCTACTCGCCGAACGTCGCCTACGGCCAGTCGAAGCTCGCCAATCTGCTGTTTGCCCGGGGTCTGGCCCAGCGTTTCTCAGGGACCTCGAAGAGCGCCAACGGCGTTCACCCCGGAGTCATCGCAACGAACCTGTGGCGCAGCTCCGCGGCGCTGCGCCTCGCCATGCCTGTCGCGTCGCTCTTTCTGAAAGACGTGCACCAGGGTGCGGCGACGCAGTGTTACGTCGCGACCCACCCGTCGCTGGCAGGTGTCAGTGGGAGGTACTTCGTCGATTGCAACGAAGCGCATACGTCCGGCCCGGGGCGAGATCCGGCGCTCGCCGAACGACTCTGGGAGGTCAGTGAACGGATCGTCGCGAAGGTCTGA
- a CDS encoding DNRLRE domain-containing protein, protein MGLSAVRWGLLVLLAAPHALAVEYVNDPLTSASFAGRGNKGGSFSPSGWTTAEEPDAVWWEVAEALPSARIEYTVTGISTTTSLTGADHDIFTLYQAPTGQPEPIAYSPYFRNNDFKAFTRIFGMQEPGRNGAMKLELAFCPRGDPWHHDEVCSAACDGSALAYANGTDKDVGWDGSKAYRMAIEWGNGKMSFFRDNVELGSVSYPGTYAPKPLRVRLGSPRHDGVYPGAALMPKGLVFKDVLITGTPGAMTPVCGSTGTGGTAGAGGAPGDAGAEDAGSSENEYTVLADVTAASWETGVYPDQNDLNPEGDGASPVAVAYLRFPPVSGTVVNAVLKLRTAKAASAAGASGVICGVADDSWSETSMTWANRPPVGSSCAGVSSSVDPDMDVEWDVTALVKTGANVGLAVVSTDSNGVHYLSKEASATQGPRLYVKTTNAQPSDAGSGGFGNAGGISASGGAGTGGKLPSGGTNASDDGGCGCRTPSRSGDRRALVGAAFLIAAARRLRRRTRR, encoded by the coding sequence ATGGGGCTCTCGGCTGTTCGTTGGGGACTGTTGGTACTGCTGGCGGCCCCCCACGCGCTGGCGGTCGAGTACGTCAATGATCCGCTGACGTCCGCGAGCTTCGCGGGCCGAGGCAACAAGGGTGGGTCGTTCTCGCCGAGTGGTTGGACGACGGCGGAGGAGCCAGATGCGGTGTGGTGGGAGGTCGCCGAGGCGCTGCCTTCGGCACGCATCGAGTACACGGTCACGGGCATCTCGACCACGACCAGCCTCACGGGCGCCGATCACGACATCTTCACGCTGTACCAGGCGCCGACCGGACAGCCAGAACCGATCGCCTACAGCCCGTACTTTCGCAACAACGACTTCAAGGCCTTCACGCGCATCTTCGGTATGCAGGAGCCCGGGCGCAACGGCGCCATGAAGCTCGAGCTTGCGTTCTGTCCGCGAGGTGACCCTTGGCACCATGACGAGGTGTGCAGCGCCGCGTGTGATGGCAGCGCGCTAGCGTACGCCAACGGCACCGACAAGGACGTTGGCTGGGACGGCTCGAAGGCCTACCGCATGGCCATCGAGTGGGGGAATGGGAAGATGTCGTTCTTCCGCGACAACGTCGAGCTTGGCAGCGTCTCGTACCCGGGTACCTATGCACCGAAGCCACTCCGGGTGCGCCTCGGTTCACCGCGCCACGATGGGGTCTACCCCGGAGCGGCGCTGATGCCGAAGGGCCTCGTGTTCAAGGATGTGCTGATCACTGGCACGCCCGGCGCGATGACACCGGTGTGCGGGAGCACTGGAACTGGCGGCACCGCCGGGGCGGGCGGTGCGCCCGGCGATGCCGGCGCCGAGGACGCGGGCAGTAGTGAGAACGAATACACGGTGCTCGCCGACGTCACCGCGGCAAGCTGGGAAACCGGGGTGTATCCCGATCAAAACGACCTGAACCCGGAGGGGGACGGGGCCTCTCCCGTGGCAGTGGCATATCTTCGCTTTCCACCGGTGAGCGGTACGGTGGTGAACGCCGTGCTGAAGCTGCGAACCGCGAAAGCGGCGTCTGCTGCGGGAGCCTCCGGTGTGATCTGCGGCGTCGCCGACGACAGCTGGAGTGAGACCAGCATGACCTGGGCAAACCGACCTCCGGTTGGCTCGTCCTGCGCCGGTGTATCGAGCTCCGTCGATCCAGACATGGACGTCGAGTGGGACGTGACTGCACTGGTGAAAACGGGAGCCAACGTGGGCCTGGCGGTCGTCTCCACCGACTCGAACGGAGTCCATTACTTGTCGAAAGAGGCGAGCGCCACCCAGGGCCCTCGTTTGTACGTCAAGACCACCAACGCTCAGCCCAGCGACGCGGGCAGCGGTGGGTTCGGTAACGCCGGCGGCATCAGTGCGAGTGGCGGGGCCGGCACTGGCGGCAAACTCCCGAGCGGGGGCACGAACGCCAGCGATGACGGCGGTTGTGGCTGCCGCACGCCGAGCCGCAGCGGGGATCGGCGTGCGCTGGTGGGCGCCGCGTTTCTGATCGCCGCCGCTCGACGTTTGCGTCGTCGCACGCGGCGTTGA